A single region of the Sorghum bicolor cultivar BTx623 chromosome 7, Sorghum_bicolor_NCBIv3, whole genome shotgun sequence genome encodes:
- the LOC8056908 gene encoding AT-hook motif nuclear-localized protein 17 gives MDREGLYGGRGDGSRLLVVQDLHERPMECFSDEVNSRNGCGDDEEEEEGNGGTGSGSGSRPLPAPNGAGGGGGDGPVSVETGKRRRGRPPGSKNKPKPPPVVTRDVEPAAAMRPHVLEIPSGGDVARALAGFARRRGLGICVLAGTGAVADVSLRHPAASSSADGGGGGAAAAAAAVVVFRGRYEILSISATFLAPSMSAAVPARSAVSRDLSISLAGPHGQIVGGAVVGPLVAATTVVVLAAAFTDLNFHRLPLEDDASAASVSGSGEAGEHRHRGHHGQHQQREHHDASGLHPQTMVAPATTQPVPLYARQSQELWPPAAASAQRPRPPYQ, from the coding sequence ATGGACCGGGAGGGCCTTTACGGAGGCCGCGGCGACGGCAGCAGGCTCCTGGTGGTCCAAGACCTCCATGAGCGGCCGATGGAGTGCTTCTCCGATGAGGTCAACAGCCGAAACGGCTGcggcgacgacgaggaggaggaggaggggaatGGCGGAACTGGTTCTGGTTCTGGTTCACGGCCGCTGCCGGCGCCCAACggggcaggaggaggaggaggcgacggACCGGTGAGCGTGGAGACCGGGAAGCGGAGGCGCGGGCGGCCGCCGGGATCCAAGAACAAGCCGAAGCCGCCGCCGGTGGTGACGCGGGACGTGGAGCCCGCGGCGGCCATGCGCCCGCACGTGCTCGAGATCCCCAGCGGCGGGGACGTCGCGCGCGCGCTCGCGGGCTTCGCGCGCCGCCGGGGTCTCGGGATCTGCGTGCTCGCGGGGAccggcgccgtcgccgacgtCTCGCTCCGTCACCCGGCGGCGTCGTCGTCCGCggatggaggaggagggggtgctgccgctgccgccgccgcggtcGTCGTCTTCCGCGGCCGGTACGAGATCCTCTCCATCTCGGCCACGTTCCTGGCGCCGTCCATGTCCGCGGCGGTGCCGGCCCGCTCCGCCGTCAGCAGGGACCTCTCGATATCGCTCGCCGGCCCGCACGGACAGATCGTCGGGGGCGCTGTCGTGGGCCCTCTCGTCGCCGCCACCACCGTCGTTGTCCTGGCTGCCGCCTTCACCGACCTTAACTTCCACCGCCTCCCCCTCGAGGATGACGCGTCAGCAGCGTCCGTCTCCGGGAGTGGGGAGGCCGGCGAACACCGTCACCGTGGGCATCACGGGCAGCATCAGCAACGGGAGCATCACGACGCGAGCGGGTTGCACCCGCAGACCATGGTGGCTCCGGCGACGACTCAGCCGGTTCCCTTGTACGCGCGCCAGTCACAGGAGTtgtggccgccggcggcggcaagTGCACAGCGCCCACGCCCGCCGTATCAATAG
- the LOC8056909 gene encoding ubiquitin carboxyl-terminal hydrolase 17 isoform X1 yields MEEEAESSSSAAAALWLAVVALVVVPAVALLVRARWRRAAARREEVRRLARLAAEEAELAERESVLAYYSELFPGVVHAAEVPVAPEWGPPPVVVVPGPAAQEEFDAQPQPQPPVGAKGVCAVCFKPTTFRCKQCKAVKYCSFKCQIAHWRQGHKDDCHPPSVNTRPDDEGKAEQGRAAEENVSVGVKQVAEMNKPVVGSETSDAHHNLKSSNDKSKHMPSEAVCTSAEVPGGHQSNSTVEISQNVPVPVNSSKMGSSIKHAFFVEDGSSTEDLNGVSPCKSQASPNINGHSSFANEEFCNHSKEHQRAKDASVVEDCSQTSNTREIEDSSIPQAVASVVLETKSSRTPINVELERSKTKPIRNDRIQSTKPVPSALTVDKATSVRGSCSVTPNPSKIADNLPDRSFKKPSDRSGSTANNLATSLKKMVRQQTAPKVVRHYPSESTLFPYELFVKLYGKVELNPFGLHNVGNSCYANAVLQCLMFTRPLTTYLLEGLHSKNCSQKGWCFMCEFEKLIVEGKRRKTALSPTGILSHLHDIGSSLGPGKQEDAHEFLRYAIDAMQSVCMKEASKGGVIQSMEETTLVQLIFGGYLRSKIKCSRCHVSSEQCEPMLDLTVEIDGDISSLDEALERFTSTEVLDGENKYHCSRCKSYERAKKKLTIEEAPNVLTIALKRYQSGKFGKISKAIRFPDTLNMGHYMNPDTDDISPVYSLYAVVVHHDVMNAAFSGHYVCYVKDTQGKWFKADDSQVKPVSLDNVMSKCAYMLLYARCSPRAPSSVRQAMGDPAHPKKAKQKVVSGGTTWRGGSLNRHQAGQQHRDQTADDLTHAFDEYRDVPYSPSDSPSPSESSSLFSNSDAGSHSTVSTDSSESTRNSTSTEEYEYMFGAADQMYSGGSMGGAPVESDYPTYSRLRSSLNTSSSGREAYSADSSAEHRLQGGWVEGDESPSLLYTDRSNQQWSSKLTDQYRQLDRSGHDPGETRGGVLSRRPSRDRTAQTFY; encoded by the exons atggaggaggaggcggagtCGTcgtcctcggcggcggcggcgctgtggcTGGCGGTGGTGGCGCTCGTCGTGGTGCCGGCGGTGGCGCTGCTGGTGCGGGCCCGCTGGCGCCGGGCCGCGGCGCGGAGGGAGGAGGTGCGCCGTCTCGCGCGGCTCGCGGCCGAGGAGGCCGAGCTCGCGGAGCGGGAGTCCGTGCTGGCCTACTACTCCGAGCTGTTCCCGGGCGTCGTGCACGCCGCGGAGGTGCCCGTGGCGCCCGAGTGGGGCCCGCCGCCGGTTGTGGTGGTTCCAGGCCCGGCGGCGCAGGAGGAGTTTGATGCACAGCCGCAGCCCCAGCCGCCGGTGGGGGCGAAGGGGGTCTGTGCGGTGTGCTTCAAGCCCACCACGTTCAGGTGCAAGCAGTGCAAGGCCGTCAAGTACTG TTCCTTCAAATGCCAGATAGCCCACTGGAGACAAGGTCACAAAGATGATTGCCATCCACCAAGTGTTAATACTAGGCCCGATGATGAAGGAAAGGCTGAACAGGGAAGAGCTGCTGAAGAGAATGTATCAGTTGGTGTTAAACAGGTTGCTGAAATGAACAAACCAGTTGTTGGATCTGAAACTTCTGATGCACACCATAATTTGAAGAGTTCAAATGATAAAAGTAAACATATGCCTTCAGAAGCGGTATGTACCAGTGCAGAGGTTCCTGGAGGTCATCAGTCCAACAGCACGGTCGAAATTTCTCAAAATGTTCCAGTGCCTGTTAACAGTAGTAAGATGGGGTCAAGTATCAAACATGCATTTTTTGTTGAAGATGGTTCTTCCACCGAGGACTTGAATGGGGTCTCGCCATGTAAGTCTCAGGCTTCACCAAACATAAACGGTCATAGCAGTTTTGCAAACGAAGAAttctgcaatcattccaaggaACACCAAAGAGCTAAGGATGCCAGTGTTGTTGAGGATTGTTCTCAGACAAGCAATACCAGAGAGATTGAAGACAGTAGCATTCCCCAAGCAGTTGCATCTGTTGTTTTGGAGACCAAAAGTTCTAGGACTCCTATTAATGTGGAACTTGAGAGGTCTAAAACAAAACCTATTAGGAATGATAGAATTCAGAGCACAAAACCTGTGCCATCTGCATTGACTGTTGACAAAGCCACTTCAGTTCGTGGGAGTTGTTCTGTTACACCTAATCCATCTAAAATAGCAGATAATCTTCCTGATAGAAGTTTTAAAAAACCTTCAGATAGGTCAGGTTCAACAGCAAATAACCTTGCAACATCTCTGAAGAAAATGGTCAGGCAGCAAACTGCACCAAAAGTTGTGAGGCATTATCCATCAGAATCG acactcttcccatatgaacTTTTTGTGAAGCTCTACGGCAAGGTTGAGTTGAACCCTTTTGGTCTTCATAACGTTGGCAACAG TTGCTATGCAAATGCTGTTCTTCAGTGCTTGATGTTTACTCGACCACTCACAACATATCTTTTGGAAGGCCTTCACTCAAAAAACT GTTCTCAAAAAGGATGGTGCTTCATGTGTGAATTTGAGAAACTCATTGTGGAGGGCAAACGGCGCAAGACTGCCTTGTCACCAACTGGGATACTCTCTCATTTGCATGACATTGGCAGTAGCTTGGGTCCTGGTAAACAAGAAGATGCTCATGAATTTCTTAG GTATGCAATTGATGCTATGCAATCCGTATGCATGAAGGAAGCTAGCAAAGGAGGTGTTATTCAGTCAATGGAAGAAACAACTCTTGTGCAATTGATATTTGGGGGCTATCTGCGATCTAAG ATCAAATGTTCAAGGTGCCACGTTAGTTCTGAACAATGCGAGCCCATGTTGGATCTTACTGTTGAAATAGATGGTGACATTAGTTCGCTCGATGAGGCACTTGAGCGGTTTACATCCACAGAAGTCTTGGATGGAGAAAACAAATATCACTGCAGCAG ATGCAAATCCTATGAGCGTGCTAAAAAGAAGCTGACAATAGAGGAAGCGCCGAATGTTCTGACTATTGCACTGAAAAGATATCAG TCTGGCAAGTTTGGAAAGATCAGCAAAGCCATCAGATTTCCAGACACCCTCAATATGGGTCACTATATGAACCCAGATACTGATGACATATCGCCAGTTTACAGCCTCTATGCAGTTGTCGTCCATCATGATGTCATGAATGCTGCCTTCTCTGGTCATTATGTATGTTATGTTAAAGATACACAGGGAAAGTGGTTTAAGGCAGACGACAGTCAG GTGAAACCTGTATCTCTGGACAATGTTATGTCAAAGTGTGCATATATGTTGCTGTATGCAAG GTGTTCACCGAGGGCACCAAGCTCTGTTAGGCAGGCTATGGGGGACCCAGCACACCCCAAGAAGGCCAAACAGAAGGTGGTTTCAGGAGGAACAACATGGCGAGGAGGTTCCTTAAACAGGCACCAAGCTGGTCAGCAGCATAGAGACCAGACGGCAGATGACCTTACCCATGCGTTTGACGAATATAGAGATGTACCATATTCGCCTTCAGATTCTCCGAGTCCTAGCGAGAGTTCATCCCTCTTCAGCAACTCGGACGCAGGGTCGCACAGCACTGTCAGCACCGACAGCAGCGAGAGCACAAGGAACTCGACCAGCACCGAGGAGTATGAGTACATGTTCGGAGCTGCTGATCAGATGTACTCAGGAGGCTCCATGGGAGGAGCACCTGTGGAGAGTGACTATCCGACGTATTCCCGTTTGAGGTCCAGCTTGAATACCAGCTCATCAGGCCGGGAGGCATACAGTGCGGATAGCTCTGCGGAGCACAGGCTTCAGGGCGGTTGGGTTGAGGGCGATGAGAGCCCGTCCTTGTTGTATACTGACAGAAGTAATCAGCAGTGGAGCAGTAAGTTAACAGACCAGTATAGGCAGTTAGATAGGAGCGGACATGACCCTGGAGAAACCAGGGGCGGTGTCTTATCGAGAAGACCATCTAGGGACAGGACCGCCCAAACATTTTATTGA
- the LOC8056909 gene encoding ubiquitin carboxyl-terminal hydrolase 17 isoform X2 yields MNKPVVGSETSDAHHNLKSSNDKSKHMPSEAVCTSAEVPGGHQSNSTVEISQNVPVPVNSSKMGSSIKHAFFVEDGSSTEDLNGVSPCKSQASPNINGHSSFANEEFCNHSKEHQRAKDASVVEDCSQTSNTREIEDSSIPQAVASVVLETKSSRTPINVELERSKTKPIRNDRIQSTKPVPSALTVDKATSVRGSCSVTPNPSKIADNLPDRSFKKPSDRSGSTANNLATSLKKMVRQQTAPKVVRHYPSESTLFPYELFVKLYGKVELNPFGLHNVGNSCYANAVLQCLMFTRPLTTYLLEGLHSKNCSQKGWCFMCEFEKLIVEGKRRKTALSPTGILSHLHDIGSSLGPGKQEDAHEFLRYAIDAMQSVCMKEASKGGVIQSMEETTLVQLIFGGYLRSKIKCSRCHVSSEQCEPMLDLTVEIDGDISSLDEALERFTSTEVLDGENKYHCSRCKSYERAKKKLTIEEAPNVLTIALKRYQSGKFGKISKAIRFPDTLNMGHYMNPDTDDISPVYSLYAVVVHHDVMNAAFSGHYVCYVKDTQGKWFKADDSQVKPVSLDNVMSKCAYMLLYARCSPRAPSSVRQAMGDPAHPKKAKQKVVSGGTTWRGGSLNRHQAGQQHRDQTADDLTHAFDEYRDVPYSPSDSPSPSESSSLFSNSDAGSHSTVSTDSSESTRNSTSTEEYEYMFGAADQMYSGGSMGGAPVESDYPTYSRLRSSLNTSSSGREAYSADSSAEHRLQGGWVEGDESPSLLYTDRSNQQWSSKLTDQYRQLDRSGHDPGETRGGVLSRRPSRDRTAQTFY; encoded by the exons ATGAACAAACCAGTTGTTGGATCTGAAACTTCTGATGCACACCATAATTTGAAGAGTTCAAATGATAAAAGTAAACATATGCCTTCAGAAGCGGTATGTACCAGTGCAGAGGTTCCTGGAGGTCATCAGTCCAACAGCACGGTCGAAATTTCTCAAAATGTTCCAGTGCCTGTTAACAGTAGTAAGATGGGGTCAAGTATCAAACATGCATTTTTTGTTGAAGATGGTTCTTCCACCGAGGACTTGAATGGGGTCTCGCCATGTAAGTCTCAGGCTTCACCAAACATAAACGGTCATAGCAGTTTTGCAAACGAAGAAttctgcaatcattccaaggaACACCAAAGAGCTAAGGATGCCAGTGTTGTTGAGGATTGTTCTCAGACAAGCAATACCAGAGAGATTGAAGACAGTAGCATTCCCCAAGCAGTTGCATCTGTTGTTTTGGAGACCAAAAGTTCTAGGACTCCTATTAATGTGGAACTTGAGAGGTCTAAAACAAAACCTATTAGGAATGATAGAATTCAGAGCACAAAACCTGTGCCATCTGCATTGACTGTTGACAAAGCCACTTCAGTTCGTGGGAGTTGTTCTGTTACACCTAATCCATCTAAAATAGCAGATAATCTTCCTGATAGAAGTTTTAAAAAACCTTCAGATAGGTCAGGTTCAACAGCAAATAACCTTGCAACATCTCTGAAGAAAATGGTCAGGCAGCAAACTGCACCAAAAGTTGTGAGGCATTATCCATCAGAATCG acactcttcccatatgaacTTTTTGTGAAGCTCTACGGCAAGGTTGAGTTGAACCCTTTTGGTCTTCATAACGTTGGCAACAG TTGCTATGCAAATGCTGTTCTTCAGTGCTTGATGTTTACTCGACCACTCACAACATATCTTTTGGAAGGCCTTCACTCAAAAAACT GTTCTCAAAAAGGATGGTGCTTCATGTGTGAATTTGAGAAACTCATTGTGGAGGGCAAACGGCGCAAGACTGCCTTGTCACCAACTGGGATACTCTCTCATTTGCATGACATTGGCAGTAGCTTGGGTCCTGGTAAACAAGAAGATGCTCATGAATTTCTTAG GTATGCAATTGATGCTATGCAATCCGTATGCATGAAGGAAGCTAGCAAAGGAGGTGTTATTCAGTCAATGGAAGAAACAACTCTTGTGCAATTGATATTTGGGGGCTATCTGCGATCTAAG ATCAAATGTTCAAGGTGCCACGTTAGTTCTGAACAATGCGAGCCCATGTTGGATCTTACTGTTGAAATAGATGGTGACATTAGTTCGCTCGATGAGGCACTTGAGCGGTTTACATCCACAGAAGTCTTGGATGGAGAAAACAAATATCACTGCAGCAG ATGCAAATCCTATGAGCGTGCTAAAAAGAAGCTGACAATAGAGGAAGCGCCGAATGTTCTGACTATTGCACTGAAAAGATATCAG TCTGGCAAGTTTGGAAAGATCAGCAAAGCCATCAGATTTCCAGACACCCTCAATATGGGTCACTATATGAACCCAGATACTGATGACATATCGCCAGTTTACAGCCTCTATGCAGTTGTCGTCCATCATGATGTCATGAATGCTGCCTTCTCTGGTCATTATGTATGTTATGTTAAAGATACACAGGGAAAGTGGTTTAAGGCAGACGACAGTCAG GTGAAACCTGTATCTCTGGACAATGTTATGTCAAAGTGTGCATATATGTTGCTGTATGCAAG GTGTTCACCGAGGGCACCAAGCTCTGTTAGGCAGGCTATGGGGGACCCAGCACACCCCAAGAAGGCCAAACAGAAGGTGGTTTCAGGAGGAACAACATGGCGAGGAGGTTCCTTAAACAGGCACCAAGCTGGTCAGCAGCATAGAGACCAGACGGCAGATGACCTTACCCATGCGTTTGACGAATATAGAGATGTACCATATTCGCCTTCAGATTCTCCGAGTCCTAGCGAGAGTTCATCCCTCTTCAGCAACTCGGACGCAGGGTCGCACAGCACTGTCAGCACCGACAGCAGCGAGAGCACAAGGAACTCGACCAGCACCGAGGAGTATGAGTACATGTTCGGAGCTGCTGATCAGATGTACTCAGGAGGCTCCATGGGAGGAGCACCTGTGGAGAGTGACTATCCGACGTATTCCCGTTTGAGGTCCAGCTTGAATACCAGCTCATCAGGCCGGGAGGCATACAGTGCGGATAGCTCTGCGGAGCACAGGCTTCAGGGCGGTTGGGTTGAGGGCGATGAGAGCCCGTCCTTGTTGTATACTGACAGAAGTAATCAGCAGTGGAGCAGTAAGTTAACAGACCAGTATAGGCAGTTAGATAGGAGCGGACATGACCCTGGAGAAACCAGGGGCGGTGTCTTATCGAGAAGACCATCTAGGGACAGGACCGCCCAAACATTTTATTGA